In one window of Escherichia coli DSM 30083 = JCM 1649 = ATCC 11775 DNA:
- the cutA gene encoding divalent cation tolerance protein CutA, with the protein MLDEKSSNTTSVVVLCTAPDEATAQDLAAKVLAEKLAACATLIPGATSLYYWEGKLEQEYEVQMILKTTVSHQQALLECLKSHHPYQTPELLVLPVTHGDTDYLSWLNASLR; encoded by the coding sequence TGATGAAAAAAGTTCGAATACCACGTCTGTCGTGGTGCTATGTACGGCACCGGATGAAGCGACAGCCCAGGATTTAGCCGCCAAAGTGCTGGCGGAAAAACTGGCGGCCTGCGCGACCTTGATCCCCGGCGCTACCTCTCTCTATTACTGGGAAGGTAAGCTGGAGCAAGAATACGAAGTGCAGATGATTTTAAAAACTACCGTATCTCACCAGCAGGCGCTGCTGGAATGCCTGAAGTCTCATCATCCATATCAAACCCCGGAACTTCTGGTTTTACCTGTTACACACGGAGACACAGATTACCTCTCATGGCTCAACGCATCTTTACGCTGA
- the dsbD gene encoding protein-disulfide reductase DsbD translates to MAQRIFTLILLLCSTSVFAGLFDAPGRSQFVPADQAFAFDFQQNQHDLNLTWQIKDGYYLYRKQIRITPEHAKIADVQLPQGVWHEDEFYGKSEIYRDRLTLPVTINQASAGATLTVTYQGCADAGFCYPPETKTVPLSEVVANNEASQPVSVPQQEQPTAQLPFSALWALLIGIGIAFTPCVLPMYPLISGIVLGGKQRLSTARALLLTFIYVQGMALTYTALGLVVAAAGLQFQAALQHPYVLIGLAIVFTLLAMSMFGLFTLQLPSSLQTRLTLMSNRQQGGSPGGVFIMGAIAGLICSPCTTAPLSAILLYIAQSGNMWLGGGTLYLYALGMGLPLMLITVFGNRLLPKSGPWMEQVKTAFGFVILALPVFLLERVIGDIWGLRLWSALGVAFFGWAFITSLQAKRGWMRVVQIILLAAALVSVRPLQDWAFGETHTAQTQTHLNFTQIKTVDELNQALVEAKGKPVMLDLYADWCVACKEFEKYTFSDPQVQKALADTVLLQANVTANDAQDVALLKHLNVLGLPTILFFDGQGQEHPQARVTGFMDAETFSAHLRDRQP, encoded by the coding sequence ATGGCTCAACGCATCTTTACGCTGATCCTGCTACTTTGCAGCACTTCCGTTTTTGCCGGATTATTCGACGCGCCGGGACGTTCACAATTTGTCCCCGCGGATCAAGCCTTTGCTTTTGATTTTCAGCAAAATCAACATGATCTGAATCTGACCTGGCAGATCAAAGACGGTTACTACCTCTACCGTAAACAGATCCGCATTACGCCGGAACACGCGAAAATTGCTGACGTGCAGCTGCCGCAAGGCGTCTGGCATGAAGATGAGTTTTACGGCAAAAGCGAGATTTACCGCGATCGGCTGACGCTTCCCGTAACCATCAACCAGGCGAGTGCGGGAGCAACGTTAACTGTCACCTACCAGGGCTGTGCTGATGCCGGTTTCTGTTATCCGCCAGAAACCAAAACCGTTCCGTTAAGCGAAGTGGTCGCTAACAACGAAGCGTCACAGCCTGTGTCTGTTCCGCAGCAAGAGCAGCCCACCGCGCAATTGCCCTTTTCCGCGCTCTGGGCGTTGTTGATCGGTATTGGTATCGCCTTTACGCCATGCGTGCTGCCAATGTACCCACTGATTTCTGGCATCGTGCTGGGCGGTAAACAGCGGCTTTCCACTGCCAGAGCATTGTTGCTGACCTTTATTTATGTGCAGGGGATGGCGCTGACTTACACGGCGCTGGGTCTGGTGGTTGCCGCCGCAGGGTTACAGTTCCAGGCGGCGCTACAGCACCCATACGTGCTCATTGGCCTCGCCATCGTCTTTACCTTGCTGGCGATGTCAATGTTTGGCTTGTTTACTCTGCAACTCCCCTCTTCGCTGCAAACACGTCTCACGCTGATGAGCAATCGCCAACAGGGCGGCTCACCTGGCGGTGTGTTTATTATGGGGGCGATTGCCGGACTGATCTGTTCACCATGCACCACTGCACCGCTTAGCGCGATTCTGCTGTATATCGCCCAAAGCGGGAACATGTGGCTGGGCGGCGGCACGCTTTATCTTTATGCGCTGGGCATGGGCCTGCCGCTGATGCTAATTACCGTCTTTGGTAACCGCTTGCTGCCGAAAAGCGGCCCGTGGATGGAACAAGTCAAAACCGCGTTTGGTTTTGTGATCCTCGCACTGCCGGTCTTCCTGCTGGAGCGAGTGATTGGTGATATATGGGGATTACGCTTGTGGTCGGCGCTTGGTGTCGCATTCTTTGGCTGGGCCTTTATCACCAGCCTACAGGCCAAACGCGGCTGGATGCGCGTGGTGCAAATAATCCTGCTGGCAGCGGCATTGGTTAGCGTGCGCCCACTTCAGGATTGGGCATTTGGTGAAACACATACCGCGCAAACTCAGACGCATCTCAACTTTACACAAATCAAAACAGTAGATGAGTTAAATCAGGCGCTCGTTGAAGCCAAAGGCAAACCAGTGATGTTAGATCTCTATGCCGACTGGTGCGTCGCCTGTAAAGAGTTTGAGAAATACACCTTCAGCGACCCGCAGGTGCAAAAAGCGTTAGCAGATACGGTCTTACTTCAGGCCAACGTCACTGCCAACGACGCACAAGATGTGGCGCTGTTAAAGCATCTTAATGTCCTTGGCCTACCGACAATTCTCTTTTTTGACGGACAAGGCCAGGAGCATCCACAAGCACGCGTCACGGGCTTTATGGATGCTGAAACCTTCAGCGCACATTTGCGCGATCGCCAACCGTGA
- the dicD gene encoding transcriptional regulator, with translation MQREDVLGEALKLLELQGIANTTLEMVAERVDYPLDELRRFWPDKEAILYDALRYLSQQIDVWRRQLMLDETQTAEQKLLARYQALSECVKNNRYPGCLFIAACTFYPDPGHPIHQLADQQKSAAYDFTHELLTTLEVDDPAMVAKQMELVLEGCLSRMLVNRSQADVDTAHRLAEDILRFARCRQGGALT, from the coding sequence GTGCAACGTGAAGATGTACTGGGAGAAGCCCTGAAATTATTAGAATTACAAGGGATTGCCAACACCACGCTGGAGATGGTTGCTGAACGTGTGGATTATCCACTGGACGAGCTACGCCGCTTCTGGCCAGACAAAGAGGCAATCCTCTACGATGCGCTGCGTTATCTTAGCCAACAGATAGATGTCTGGCGTCGTCAGCTGATGCTGGACGAAACGCAAACCGCCGAACAAAAGTTGCTGGCACGTTATCAGGCGTTATCGGAGTGCGTTAAAAACAACCGCTATCCGGGCTGTCTGTTTATCGCTGCCTGTACGTTTTACCCCGATCCTGGCCACCCTATTCATCAACTGGCCGATCAGCAAAAAAGCGCGGCCTACGATTTCACCCACGAACTGTTAACCACGCTGGAAGTTGACGATCCGGCGATGGTAGCAAAGCAGATGGAACTGGTGCTGGAAGGCTGTTTAAGCCGAATGCTGGTGAATCGTAGCCAGGCGGATGTCGACACCGCACATCGGCTGGCGGAAGATATCCTGCGCTTCGCCCGCTGCCGTCAGGGTGGTGCACTGACCTGA
- a CDS encoding tyrosine-type recombinase/integrase: MALTDAKIRAAKPTDKAYKLTDGAGMFLLVHPNGSRYWRLRYRILGKEKTLALGVYPEVSLSEARTKRDEARKLISEGVDPCEQKRAKKVVPDLQLSFEHIARRWHASNKQWAQSHSDKVLKSLETHVFPFIGNRDITTLSTPDLLIPVRAAEVKQIYEIASRLQQRISAVMRYAVQSGIIRYNPALDMAGALTTVKRQHRPALDLSRLPELLSRIDGYKGQPVTRLAVMLNLLVFIRSSELRYARWSEIDIDNAMWTIPAEREPLPGVKFSYRGSKMRTPHLVPLSQQAVAILAELQTWAGENGLIFTGAHDPRKPISENTVNKALRVMGYDTTKEVCGHGFRAMACSALIESGLWSRDAVERQMSHQERNGVRAAYIHKAEHLEERRLMLQWWADFLDANREECISPFEYAKVNNPLKR; encoded by the coding sequence ATGGCACTGACTGACGCAAAAATCCGGGCTGCAAAGCCCACTGACAAGGCTTATAAACTCACTGACGGGGCTGGCATGTTCCTGCTGGTACATCCTAATGGTTCCCGTTACTGGCGTCTCCGTTATCGTATTCTGGGTAAGGAGAAAACCCTGGCACTTGGTGTGTATCCGGAAGTTTCTCTCTCCGAAGCTCGTACAAAACGGGATGAGGCCCGAAAACTGATTTCGGAGGGGGTTGACCCTTGCGAACAGAAAAGAGCTAAAAAAGTAGTCCCTGATTTACAGCTCTCTTTTGAACATATTGCACGACGCTGGCATGCCAGTAATAAACAATGGGCACAATCACACAGCGATAAAGTACTCAAAAGCCTCGAGACTCACGTTTTCCCCTTTATCGGCAACCGGGATATCACAACACTCAGTACCCCGGATCTGCTTATCCCTGTTCGTGCTGCAGAAGTTAAACAAATTTATGAAATCGCCAGTCGTCTGCAGCAAAGAATATCTGCTGTAATGCGTTATGCCGTACAGTCTGGCATCATCAGATATAACCCGGCTCTGGATATGGCTGGTGCATTGACCACGGTAAAACGCCAGCATCGCCCTGCTCTGGATCTTTCACGCCTGCCTGAACTTCTGTCGCGTATTGACGGTTATAAAGGCCAGCCTGTCACCCGACTGGCAGTTATGCTGAATTTACTGGTTTTTATTCGTTCCAGTGAACTCAGATATGCCCGCTGGTCTGAAATTGATATTGACAATGCCATGTGGACTATTCCAGCCGAACGCGAACCTCTGCCAGGCGTAAAATTTTCATACCGGGGCTCCAAGATGCGAACACCACATCTTGTGCCACTCAGCCAACAGGCTGTAGCCATACTGGCAGAACTTCAGACATGGGCAGGTGAAAATGGTCTGATCTTTACGGGAGCACACGACCCACGTAAACCAATCAGTGAAAATACCGTAAATAAGGCCCTCAGAGTGATGGGGTATGACACAACCAAGGAAGTCTGTGGCCATGGATTCCGGGCGATGGCGTGCAGTGCATTGATTGAATCCGGCTTATGGTCAAGAGATGCGGTTGAACGTCAGATGAGTCATCAGGAGCGCAACGGAGTACGTGCCGCGTATATTCATAAAGCAGAACATCTGGAAGAACGTCGGCTTATGCTGCAATGGTGGGCAGATTTTCTGGATGCAAACAGGGAGGAGTGTATCAGTCCGTTTGAATATGCAAAAGTTAACAATCCACTGAAAAGGTGA
- a CDS encoding IS1-like element IS1A family transposase (programmed frameshift), with protein MASISIRCPSCSATEGVVRNGKSTAGHQRYLCSHCRKTWQLQFTYTASQPGTHQKIIDMAMNGVGCRATARIMGVGLNTILRHFKKLRPQSVTSRIQPGSDVIVCAEMDEQWGYVGAKSRQRWLFYAYDSLRKTVVAHVFGERTMATLGRLMSLLSPFDVVIWMTDGWPLYESRLKGKLHVISKRYTQRIERHNLNLRQHLARLGRKSLSFSKSVELHDKVIGHYLNIKHYQ; from the exons GTGGCTTCCATTTCCATCAGATGTCCTTCCTGCTCCGCTACTGAAGGCGTGGTGCGTAACGGCAAAAGCACTGCCGGACATCAGCGCTATCTCTGCTCTCATTGCCGTAAAACATGGCAACTGCAGTTCACTTACACCGCTTCTCAACCCGGTACGCACCAGAAAATCATTGATATGGCCATGAATGGCGTTGGATGCCGGGCAACTGCCCGCATTATGGGCGTTGGCCTCAACACGATTTTACGTCACT TTAAAAAACTCAGGCCGCAGTCGGTAACCTCGCGCATACAGCCGGGCAGTGATGTGATTGTCTGCGCTGAAATGGACGAACAGTGGGGCTATGTCGGGGCTAAATCGCGCCAGCGCTGGCTGTTTTACGCGTATGACAGTCTCCGGAAGACGGTTGTTGCGCACGTATTCGGTGAACGCACTATGGCGACGCTGGGGCGTCTTATGAGCCTGCTGTCACCCTTTGACGTGGTGATATGGATGACGGATGGCTGGCCGCTGTATGAATCCCGCCTGAAGGGAAAGCTGCACGTAATCAGCAAGCGATATACGCAGCGAATTGAGCGGCATAACCTGAATCTGAGGCAGCACCTGGCACGGCTGGGACGGAAGTCGCTGTCGTTCTCAAAATCGGTGGAGCTGCATGACAAAGTCATCGGGCATTATCTGAACATAAAACACTATCAATAA
- a CDS encoding MarR family transcriptional regulator — protein sequence MRACTQTVCFSNMENNEMNNTDTLEKIIRHQKNKDPAYPFREHLLMQLCIRTNKRMQDNISEFLGAYGINHSAYMVLTTLFAAENHCLSPSEISQKLQFTRTNITRITDFLEKAGYVKRTDSREDRRAKKISLTSEGMFFIQRLTLAQSMYLKEIWDYLTHDEQELFEVINKKLLAHFSDASS from the coding sequence ATGCGCGCTTGTACACAGACAGTGTGTTTCAGTAATATGGAGAATAATGAAATGAATAACACAGACACATTAGAAAAAATAATCAGACACCAAAAAAACAAAGACCCCGCATATCCCTTTCGGGAACATTTGTTGATGCAGCTCTGTATTCGCACAAATAAAAGAATGCAGGATAATATATCTGAATTTCTGGGGGCGTATGGAATAAATCACTCAGCATATATGGTTCTCACCACATTATTCGCAGCGGAGAACCATTGTCTGTCACCTTCAGAGATAAGCCAGAAACTTCAGTTTACCAGAACTAATATTACCCGCATTACAGATTTTTTAGAAAAAGCCGGATATGTAAAAAGGACGGATAGCAGGGAGGATCGCCGTGCTAAAAAAATCAGTCTGACATCTGAAGGTATGTTTTTTATTCAGAGGCTCACTCTTGCACAAAGCATGTATCTGAAAGAAATCTGGGATTATCTGACTCATGATGAACAGGAACTGTTTGAAGTCATTAATAAAAAATTACTGGCACATTTTTCTGATGCCAGCTCATAA
- a CDS encoding basic amino acid/polyamine antiporter, whose product MAEQSSDVKNSDNSAGGHKLGLISLIAIVVSSMLGGGVFSLPQNTAASSALGPVIIAWIIAGIGIYFIANSFRVLSDLRPDLQAGVYMYAQEGFGSFIGFNVAWGYWLMTAFGNVAFAVILMDAFNQFMPGVFTDGNNLNSIICGSVLIWGYNFLVLSGTKVAGFVNTLGTIAKLVPLILFVLLLGVLIDYSDLFKNFWGESPAILSGNGNDAAPVSLLSQILAPMTVTLWAFIGVEGAVVLSGRAKNKQDVGKATLIGFLLALIIYMLMSILPFGVMPQAELAQVSNPSTAGVLAHVVGQWGDWLMSAGLIISVLAGWLAWTMLCAEIPMVAGQKGAFPRAFARTNSKQAANVSLWVSSFVMQAAMLLVYFSNNAWTTMYNISALMVVPAYITTTLYLTSICRNGKYDQYAKKGRRLALSSGVLGSLFCLFILYASQIEYVALIPILLTCGLPVFIWSRKEKNDGQPIFTKKELIYLIMLLLCDIIVVALFIGGYLKV is encoded by the coding sequence ATGGCAGAGCAATCTTCAGATGTAAAAAATAGTGACAATAGCGCCGGAGGACATAAGCTGGGGCTTATATCCCTCATCGCTATTGTCGTTAGCTCCATGCTGGGAGGCGGCGTTTTCAGTCTGCCGCAAAACACGGCGGCCTCTTCTGCACTAGGGCCAGTAATCATTGCATGGATTATTGCCGGGATCGGTATTTATTTTATCGCAAACTCCTTTCGCGTACTATCAGATCTGCGCCCGGACCTTCAGGCTGGAGTGTATATGTATGCCCAGGAAGGTTTTGGTTCCTTTATTGGCTTTAACGTCGCCTGGGGCTACTGGCTGATGACCGCATTTGGCAACGTTGCCTTTGCGGTAATTTTAATGGATGCTTTTAATCAGTTTATGCCGGGGGTTTTTACGGATGGTAATAATCTGAACTCCATTATCTGCGGCTCAGTGCTGATCTGGGGCTATAATTTTCTTGTTCTGTCCGGGACGAAAGTGGCCGGATTTGTTAACACCTTGGGAACCATCGCCAAGCTCGTCCCTCTGATCCTATTCGTATTACTGCTGGGTGTGCTGATCGATTATTCGGACCTGTTTAAAAACTTTTGGGGAGAATCACCCGCGATCCTCAGTGGCAACGGAAATGACGCCGCACCAGTATCGCTGCTGTCTCAGATTCTGGCACCGATGACCGTAACGCTCTGGGCCTTTATTGGCGTCGAGGGAGCGGTTGTTCTATCCGGACGTGCCAAAAATAAACAGGACGTAGGGAAAGCCACACTGATCGGCTTTCTGCTGGCGCTAATTATTTATATGTTAATGTCCATTCTGCCGTTCGGTGTAATGCCTCAGGCAGAACTAGCGCAGGTCAGTAACCCCTCTACCGCAGGCGTGCTCGCCCACGTTGTCGGTCAGTGGGGCGACTGGCTGATGAGCGCGGGGCTGATTATTTCTGTTCTGGCCGGCTGGCTTGCCTGGACCATGCTATGCGCTGAAATACCGATGGTCGCAGGACAGAAAGGCGCTTTCCCGCGCGCGTTTGCCCGAACGAACAGTAAACAGGCGGCCAATGTGTCACTGTGGGTTAGTAGCTTTGTGATGCAGGCGGCCATGTTACTTGTTTATTTTTCAAATAATGCTTGGACCACCATGTATAATATCAGTGCGCTGATGGTTGTTCCGGCCTATATTACCACCACGCTGTATCTGACCAGTATTTGCAGAAACGGAAAATATGATCAGTATGCAAAAAAAGGCCGCAGGCTGGCTTTGTCCAGCGGTGTTTTAGGCTCGCTATTCTGTCTGTTTATTCTTTACGCCAGCCAGATTGAGTATGTTGCATTAATTCCTATCCTGTTGACCTGTGGTCTGCCGGTCTTTATCTGGTCAAGAAAAGAAAAAAATGATGGTCAGCCGATATTTACCAAAAAAGAGCTGATTTATCTGATTATGCTGTTGCTGTGCGATATTATCGTCGTTGCCCTGTTTATTGGTGGATATTTAAAGGTATAA
- a CDS encoding Orn/Lys/Arg decarboxylase N-terminal domain-containing protein, protein MKFNHNLLFISSQYLDGDNPSQQVLEELQTELAERGFKIHITHQISDGLKIIEKSPQYSGIGFYWEPDNPTFAEELQHFISIFRKRNATTPLIIFSEQNITDRIPLDVLKEVSEYVYLFSESAAFTANRLYSLVHRYADKLLPPYFKTLKDFTEDGDYYWDCPGHMGGMAYLKHPVGIEFINFFGENMMRADIGVATAEMGDYLIHAGPPKKSEEIAARLFGSDWTFYGVSGSSGSNRIVAQAAVGADEIAIIDRNCHKSLNHGLTLSQARPVYLKPTRNAWGLIGPIPTGRLKKASIDALVANSRLASGAVSQSPSYAVVTNCTYDGFCYNVNDVVRHLGESAPRIHFDEAWYAYARFHPLYQSRYAMDAEETPNRPTLFAVQSTHKMLPSLSMASMIHVKKSDRAPLNFDDFNDAFMMHGTTSPYYPIIASIDVAVSMMEGESGYSLVQESIEEAIAFRKAVVSVKRQLQEQEGGDAWFFDVLQPTEVQDSDSGQRYSFEEAPVSLLSHSADCWSLRSGERWHGFADDDLVETNSMLDPVKVTLTCPGIGPKGEYQKNGIPGYLLTRFLDDRRIEIARTGDYTVLILFSVGITKGKWGTLIESLLAFKKHYDNDDLATDAIPSLKAHSPHYDTLTLKELCQIMHEKMDELELMSHINDAVNTDPEPVMTPAEAYQKVVRYKTEHIRLDDFSGRIAASMLVPYPPGIPVLMPGERMPQGNKGIIGYLRALQEFDKQFPGFEHEIQGVNVDENGDFWVRAIVEEERDGQSLPGHITFKRQVSGIKKGRQ, encoded by the coding sequence ATGAAATTTAACCACAATCTTTTATTTATTTCCTCACAATATCTTGATGGCGACAACCCTTCGCAGCAGGTACTGGAAGAGCTTCAAACCGAACTCGCGGAACGCGGTTTTAAAATTCATATCACGCACCAGATCTCTGATGGATTAAAAATCATCGAAAAAAGCCCCCAATACAGCGGGATTGGTTTTTACTGGGAGCCAGACAATCCGACCTTTGCAGAAGAGCTACAGCACTTTATCAGCATATTCCGCAAAAGAAATGCCACGACGCCGCTGATAATTTTCTCAGAACAGAATATTACCGATCGTATCCCACTCGACGTCTTAAAAGAGGTCAGCGAATATGTTTATCTGTTCTCTGAATCCGCAGCCTTCACTGCCAATCGACTGTACTCCTTAGTCCACCGCTATGCGGATAAGCTTCTTCCTCCCTACTTTAAAACCCTTAAGGACTTTACCGAGGACGGTGACTATTACTGGGACTGCCCGGGGCATATGGGGGGAATGGCCTATCTGAAACATCCTGTTGGCATTGAGTTCATTAACTTCTTTGGCGAAAACATGATGCGCGCTGATATTGGCGTGGCTACCGCGGAGATGGGGGATTATCTGATCCACGCCGGACCGCCTAAAAAATCGGAAGAAATTGCGGCCCGACTGTTTGGCTCTGATTGGACCTTCTACGGTGTTTCCGGCTCATCGGGGTCGAACCGTATTGTGGCCCAGGCTGCGGTTGGCGCAGATGAAATTGCCATTATTGACCGAAATTGCCACAAGTCACTTAATCATGGCCTGACCTTGTCTCAGGCAAGGCCGGTTTACCTGAAACCTACCCGCAACGCGTGGGGGCTGATTGGGCCTATCCCGACCGGGCGCCTGAAGAAGGCCAGTATTGATGCGCTGGTGGCAAACAGCCGACTGGCATCTGGTGCGGTCAGCCAGTCCCCGTCCTACGCCGTGGTAACCAACTGCACCTATGATGGCTTCTGTTATAACGTGAACGATGTAGTCAGACACCTGGGTGAAAGCGCACCGCGCATCCATTTTGATGAAGCATGGTATGCCTATGCGCGTTTCCATCCGCTATACCAGAGTCGCTATGCAATGGACGCGGAGGAAACGCCAAATCGTCCAACCCTATTCGCCGTACAGTCCACCCATAAAATGCTGCCCTCACTCTCCATGGCCTCAATGATTCATGTGAAGAAAAGCGATCGCGCGCCGCTTAATTTCGATGACTTTAACGATGCCTTTATGATGCACGGCACGACCTCACCCTACTACCCGATCATTGCATCAATTGATGTGGCAGTAAGCATGATGGAGGGTGAATCCGGTTATTCGCTTGTGCAGGAGTCAATTGAAGAAGCGATTGCCTTCCGTAAAGCCGTGGTCAGCGTCAAGCGCCAGCTCCAGGAGCAGGAAGGTGGTGACGCCTGGTTCTTCGATGTGCTTCAGCCAACCGAAGTGCAGGACAGCGATTCTGGGCAGCGATACAGTTTTGAAGAGGCACCCGTATCGCTGCTGAGCCACAGCGCCGACTGCTGGTCGCTGCGCTCCGGTGAGCGCTGGCACGGTTTTGCCGATGATGATCTGGTCGAAACCAACAGTATGCTCGATCCAGTAAAAGTGACCCTGACTTGTCCAGGGATCGGCCCGAAGGGAGAATACCAGAAAAACGGTATTCCGGGATATTTGCTGACCCGTTTTCTCGATGACCGTCGCATTGAAATTGCCCGTACTGGTGACTACACCGTGCTGATCCTGTTCTCCGTCGGCATCACCAAAGGCAAATGGGGAACTCTGATTGAAAGCCTGCTGGCCTTTAAAAAGCATTACGACAATGACGATCTGGCCACAGATGCTATCCCGTCGCTGAAAGCGCATTCTCCACACTACGACACGCTAACCCTCAAGGAGCTATGTCAGATAATGCATGAAAAAATGGATGAGCTGGAGCTGATGTCGCATATCAACGACGCGGTAAACACCGATCCGGAACCAGTTATGACCCCGGCAGAAGCCTATCAGAAAGTCGTACGCTACAAAACCGAGCATATCCGGCTGGATGATTTTAGCGGCAGAATTGCCGCCAGCATGCTCGTCCCATATCCCCCAGGCATTCCTGTACTGATGCCGGGCGAACGGATGCCGCAAGGTAACAAGGGCATTATTGGCTATCTGCGCGCCCTGCAGGAATTCGATAAGCAATTCCCAGGTTTTGAACATGAGATCCAGGGCGTTAACGTCGATGAAAACGGGGACTTCTGGGTCAGAGCGATTGTGGAAGAAGAACGCGATGGGCAGTCGCTACCCGGCCACATAACCTTTAAACGCCAGGTCTCTGGTATTAAAAAGGGCCGCCAGTAG
- a CDS encoding basic amino acid/polyamine antiporter, with amino-acid sequence MHIDSTEKNNKQKLGLLALTSIVVSSMIGSGVDGLPQNMAENSAVGPVAIAWIVCGIGMFFISRTFIVLSNIRPDLQSGVYMYAREGFGRFTAFNVAWGYWLMTIFSNVAFAIMVMDTLNYFLPGDFKGGNNIPSVIGASLLIWGFNFLVLSGTRIAGSINIVGTLAKLIPLVAFIIILMLFMKYTTFADNVWGHSASKASQDLGSIFSQVTSPLSVALWSFIGVEGAVALSGRAKNKRDVGKATFIGFVVSLIICLLVSILPFGVLTQHELSAIPTPSTAGILKIVVGEWGKIMIILGVLISVLTSWLAWTIICAELPMVAAQNGTFPKPFSKKNVKGSASVSLYISSAFMQIVVLLVYFSNDAWLAMLAISTLTVLPAYLMTTAYLFKLCISGEYASYTTNHSRSAALVSSIIGFVFCLFMFYASEIKYLAMVPVLLTLGVPLFIWARKKDDRADKIFTLRELAFFILLLVLDIIVFILLHYKTIHF; translated from the coding sequence ATGCATATCGATTCGACTGAAAAAAATAATAAACAAAAGTTGGGCTTGCTTGCGCTAACATCCATTGTCGTGAGCTCGATGATCGGCAGCGGCGTTGACGGACTCCCCCAGAATATGGCGGAGAATTCTGCCGTGGGCCCGGTGGCGATAGCATGGATAGTCTGTGGTATCGGCATGTTTTTCATCTCCAGAACTTTTATCGTGCTGTCAAACATTAGACCTGATCTCCAGTCAGGAGTTTATATGTATGCCCGGGAAGGGTTCGGCCGATTTACGGCATTTAACGTCGCCTGGGGCTACTGGCTGATGACTATATTCAGCAACGTCGCCTTTGCCATTATGGTGATGGATACGCTGAATTATTTCTTACCAGGTGATTTCAAGGGAGGGAACAATATTCCTTCCGTTATCGGTGCCTCTTTGCTGATATGGGGATTCAACTTTTTAGTCCTCTCCGGTACCCGCATTGCCGGGTCGATTAACATCGTCGGCACGCTGGCCAAACTGATCCCGCTGGTGGCCTTTATTATTATTCTCATGCTGTTTATGAAGTACACCACGTTCGCAGATAACGTCTGGGGGCACAGCGCGAGTAAGGCCAGTCAGGACCTAGGCTCTATTTTCTCACAGGTAACTTCACCGCTTAGCGTGGCACTCTGGAGCTTCATCGGCGTTGAGGGGGCTGTCGCTCTTTCCGGTCGGGCCAAAAATAAACGCGACGTGGGTAAAGCCACATTCATTGGCTTCGTTGTATCACTGATTATCTGTCTGCTGGTCTCCATCCTGCCGTTTGGCGTGCTGACTCAACATGAGCTCAGCGCAATTCCAACCCCATCCACCGCCGGTATTCTGAAGATTGTTGTCGGTGAATGGGGGAAGATTATGATTATCTTGGGGGTGCTGATTTCGGTGCTTACCAGCTGGCTGGCGTGGACCATCATCTGCGCCGAACTGCCTATGGTGGCCGCGCAGAACGGCACATTCCCGAAACCGTTCAGCAAAAAAAATGTGAAGGGTTCGGCCTCGGTTTCGCTTTATATAAGCAGTGCGTTTATGCAAATCGTCGTACTTCTGGTCTACTTTTCTAACGATGCCTGGCTTGCAATGCTGGCTATCTCTACCCTGACCGTTTTACCTGCGTATTTAATGACCACGGCATACCTGTTTAAACTATGTATTAGCGGCGAGTATGCCAGCTATACCACGAATCACAGCCGCAGCGCCGCGCTGGTCAGCAGTATTATCGGCTTTGTATTCTGCCTGTTTATGTTCTACGCCAGTGAAATCAAATATCTGGCGATGGTTCCGGTGCTGCTTACGCTGGGCGTGCCCCTGTTTATCTGGGCAAGAAAAAAAGACGATCGCGCAGATAAAATATTTACGCTACGCGAACTGGCATTTTTTATTTTACTGCTGGTCCTCGACATCATTGTTTTTATTCTACTGCATTATAAAACGATACATTTTTAG